A genome region from Calliopsis andreniformis isolate RMS-2024a chromosome 2, iyCalAndr_principal, whole genome shotgun sequence includes the following:
- the LOC143188399 gene encoding uncharacterized protein LOC143188399: MELYFLRYNATFQRKFRQTLLGHTQFPIVRSKNRQRRNCANTDEILERLDNTSVKRAVIHIRRYVLSIYSSELRHTPNFFYSTFVMQINAIALVLFLRPQTETRPREAFGKCVNHPALGSILAPWFLLSPPAFPYLTPYALSPLSSIRCFYILLPFLMLPFATLVAKHLRRGFRLLVFHGVQYPQGEESFIEGCKAGTFEKFEYRILAFPLFFSSQEQIKHPHGTYLILSLDTTCLLKGDK; encoded by the exons ATGGAACTGTATTTTCTACGGTACAATGCGACGTTCCAAAGGAAATTTC GTCAGACCTTATTGGGGCACACTCAGTTTCCGATAGTAAGAAGTAAAAACAGACAAAGAAGGAATTGCGCAAACACAGACGAGATACTTGAACGGCTAGATAACACGTCGGTCAAACGGGCTGTGATACACATTAGACGATACGTATTGTCTATTTATT CTTCGGAACTTAGGCATACTCCTAATTTCTTCTACTCCACGTTCGTAATGCAGATAAATGCT ATTGCATTGGTT CTCTTTTTGCGACCTCAGACCGAAACTAGACCACGCGAAGCTTTTGGTAAATGTGTCAACCACCCGGCGTTGGGATCAATACTTGCGCCCTGGTTTCTCCTCTCTCCTCCTGCTTTCCCCTACCTCACACCCTATGCTCTCTCACCCTTATCCTCGATCCGCTGCTTCTACATCCTTCTCCCCTTTCTCATGCTCCCCTTTGCAACGCTTGTTGCCAAGCATCTTCGTCGAGGGTTTCGTCTCTTGGTTTTTCATGGGGTGCAGTATCCGCAAG GCGAGGAATCATTCATCGAAGGATGTAAAGCTGGAACGTTTGAAAAATTCGAGTATCGAATACTCGCTTTTCCACTCTTTTTCTCCTCGCAAGAGCAGATAA AGCATCCCCATGGTACATACTTGATCCTCTCCCTTGATACCACCTGCCTTCTGAAAGGGGACAAATGA
- the Snrnp-u1-70k gene encoding LOW QUALITY PROTEIN: small ribonucleoprotein particle U1 subunit 70K (The sequence of the model RefSeq protein was modified relative to this genomic sequence to represent the inferred CDS: inserted 1 base in 1 codon) — translation MTQFLPPNLLALFAPRDPIPYLPPVSKLPHEKKNGGYIGVGAFLKYFEDPKDTPPPVRVETREERLERRRRERAEQVAYKLEQEIAVWDPAGIPNVTADPFKTLFVARINYDTSESKLRREFEVYGPVKKIVVIHNTINGKPRGYAFIEYEHERDMHSWWPLPATSAVHYSMQXSLNLPDMIAAYKHADGKKIDGRRVLVDVERARTVKGWLPRRLGGGLGGTRRGGPDVNIKHSGREDNERERERYRLERERETSGRLDRERDRDRLDRERRRSRDRKRRTRSRSRDRKRRRSRDRLPDPDIEEIQRDERPRERRDRDRDRERDRDRKRRRSRSNDRDRDRDRKRDKRDRDRERRDRKDRGDRQDEDTKEIRIKEEPLDDYPDYSNTFSTSGSYFTAVKYEDDNEQEVEEKYRIPEGRPDPPPYNNYDSVQDY, via the exons atgacgcAGTTTCTACCGCCGAATTTATTGGCCCTTTTTGCTCCGCGGGATCCTATACCATATCTACCGCCTGTTAGTAAGCTTCCACACGAGAAAAAGAATGGAGGCTATATCGGCGTTGGAGCTTTCCTCAAATATTTCGAG GATCCTAAAGATACACCACCGCCTGTGCGTGTCGAAACCAGGGAAGAACGGCTTGAACGTAGAAGAAGGGAGCGTGCAGAGCAAGTGGCATACAAGCTAGAACAAGAAATTGCAGTATGGGATCCAGCTGGCATTCCAAATGTAACCGCAGATCCTTTCAAGACTCTTTTTGTAGCTCGAATA AACTATGATACATCTGAATCAAAACTTAGAAGAGAATTTGAAGTATATGGTCCAGTAAAAAAG ATAGTGGTAATTCACAATACAATAAATGGCAAGCCTAGAGGATATGCTTTCATTGAGTATGAACACGAAAGAGACATGCATT CGTGGTGGCCGCTGCCGGCAACTAGTGCCGTTCACTATTCCATGC AATCCCTGAACCTGCCTGATATGATAG CTGCTTATAAGCATGCGGATGGTAAGAAAATAGATGGTCGCAGAGTGTTGGTCGACGTGGAACGAGCTAGGACCGTGAAAGGATGGCTTCCGCGAAGGCTTGGCGGAGGACTTGGTGGAACACGAAGAGGTGGTCCTGATGTAAACATTAAACATTCTGGTCGAGAGGATAATGAAAGAGAACGGGAACGATACCGTTTGGAACGAGAAAGGGAGACATCTGGACGTCTTGATAGGGAGAG AGATCGCGATCGTTTGGACAGGGAACGCAGAAGATCTCGTGATCGTAAGAGAAGGACAAGGAGCAGGTCGCGCGATCGAAAACGCAGGCGGAGTCGTGATCGTTTGCCCGATCCAGATATTGAAGAAATCCAAAGGGACGAACGTCCACGCGAGAGGAGGGATCGTGATCGAGATCGAGAGCGTGACCGCGACCGTAAAAGAAGACGCTCTAGAAGTAATGATCGCGATCGTGATAGAGATCGTAAGAGGGATAAACGCGATCGCGATCGTGAACGTAGAGACAGGAAAGATCGAGGTGATCGGCAAGACGAAGATACGAAAGAAATTCGAATTAAAGAAGAACCTTTGGATG ATTATCCTGATTATAGTAATACATTCTCAACTTCTGGATCATACTTTACGGCTGTAAAATACGAAGATGATAACGAGCAAGAGGTGGAAGAGAAATACCGAATTCCAGAAGGTCGTCCAGATCCCCCTCcctataataattatgattctGTACAAGATTATTGA